In Borrelia coriaceae, the genomic stretch ATTACAAAAATGGCAAGTTGAACAAAAAAGTTAACTTGAGGTTAACTGATAGTAAGAAGTTAAAATTTATTATACATAAATGTATCACCGTAAAATGAAAAGTTATTCAAAAAGATCATAGAGTAGATATAGAGTAAATAATTTAGTATTTGTAAAATATAAGACAAAGTACCTATTGAATAATAGTTTAAGATACAAAAAAATAAACATTCTAGTTATAAAAATGACCTTAAAGACAATATTTTATATACAATGCTAAGCATCTAAATTTGACTTTAAGAGTAAGTATTTGCTAAGATTTTTATAGTTAAATTTATATATTTTTAATGTGTTTAGTTAACTTGTAAAGTACATGCAAAGAGAACATTTAATTAATAAGTTAATAAAGGAAAATACACAATTAAATGAAGAACTAAATCTTCTAAAACTTAATCTTAAAGATAAAAAGACTAAGCAAACAAGAAGTATTCCTATAAGGTTTTATCTTAACGATAAGATAATAAGATTAGTAAAGAGGTGTATAGAAAAACTTAAAGAAAAAGATCCAATCTCAGGATGGTTTGTATACTTACTCTCAATTACTGGCTGTAGAGGTGTTGAGATTCAAAATGTAAAACTTACTGATATCTCTAAAGAGAGGAGTAGTGATGGTGAAATGTTTTATTCTATTCGTGTAAATGTAGCTAAAAAAAGAAATAGTATATGCATAAGAGAAGTAGTCATTAGCAAATCTGAATTCAACTCTATAATGCAAGCGCATCAAAACTACTTTCTATCTAAAGGAAAAGACACAAGGCGTACATATCTCTTTCAAAAAAGTAAAGTTAAATTTAAAGACAACAAAATTGATATAATTAACATTTCAAAACAGTTTAAGGAATTACTAGTTAAATCTGGATTTAAATATCGTAAGTCCTTACATATATGCCGTAATATATTTATAGCATCACTTAAAGCTAAAGGATACAATTCATTTGAAATAAAAGAACTTATGAAATACTCATCCACTTCTGAAATTGATAATGTCTATGGCCTATCCAGTGCTAGTAAGATACAAGCTTACAAAGATATCAAAAATAGCTTAAATTAACTACTAGTTTTTGCTAAAATATTGTATAATATTAACAAATGAAAAACTAAACAAGCAAAATTTTACTTCATATAAAAACTAAGAGGCTTTAGGTCTCTATTTTTTTACACATAAATTAATACCTATATACTGAATATTTCCTTTTGGATATACCTAGTGTTTTTACAAGTTATACTTGATTTACTAGTTTTGTATGAAGTTGCTAGTATCTCATATTTAGTATGACCAAAAGTATTAGCTATACCACTTGATAAAGCTATATAATTAATATGAAGATTATATTTTAAAAAAAGTTCTAATACCTCCTTATCATCAAATTCACTTATTGCAAACTTCCAATTATATCTCTTCATTTCTATAATGAGCTTTTCTAAACAGTCTAAATTCCAACCCCGATTCTCATGCAAACGACCTCGTGATATTGAATATGGAGGATCAAGATATACAAATGTTGAAGGAATCTTATCTTTCTTAGTTACAGCATTTAAAAAGTCAAATATGTCACGAGAAGTCAATACTGCAAAATTAAGCATTTCTTTGATTTTGGATTTATAAGTATTTAACTTCTCTAAAAATAGTTTCTTAGAATTATTTTTATTAAATTTTATAGTTGTACTAC encodes the following:
- a CDS encoding DNA adenine methylase; protein product: MKLLNREGSKYRYKANIISLFPKHTLYIEGFFGTGSIFFAKPLACYNILNDNSKFIYKLFYFLKQDPDLLYRRVREAIIYDRVINENQDKIEYVILRTLYSIYGTCSTTIKFNKNNSKKLFLEKLNTYKSKIKEMLNFAVLTSRDIFDFLNAVTKKDKIPSTFVYLDPPYSISRGRLHENRGWNLDCLEKLIIEMKRYNWKFAISEFDDKEVLELFLKYNLHINYIALSSGIANTFGHTKYEILATSYKTSKSSITCKNTRYIQKEIFSI
- a CDS encoding tyrosine-type recombinase/integrase, with the protein product MQREHLINKLIKENTQLNEELNLLKLNLKDKKTKQTRSIPIRFYLNDKIIRLVKRCIEKLKEKDPISGWFVYLLSITGCRGVEIQNVKLTDISKERSSDGEMFYSIRVNVAKKRNSICIREVVISKSEFNSIMQAHQNYFLSKGKDTRRTYLFQKSKVKFKDNKIDIINISKQFKELLVKSGFKYRKSLHICRNIFIASLKAKGYNSFEIKELMKYSSTSEIDNVYGLSSASKIQAYKDIKNSLN